Below is a genomic region from Fischerella sp. PCC 9605.
GGTCTAGTGGCAGTGTATTTGATTTTTGAATTATTGTTGCTGTTGAAGATAGAAAAAAATCCACCCGACTTTTTTTATCTTGTCCGTAGGCTACTTCACCACGAATTTGGCTATACTTACCCAGCTGAGGGAAAAGATTTTTTTCTAAAGCTAACTTTACGATCCGATTTGGTAAAGCAGTATTGATACCTACCCAAGTTGGCTTGTTATCATGCAATTGAATCATTTCCCAGGTGTAAGCCAATTTACGGTTAGGATTATCACTTTTGGAAAGCTGCACTGGATTACCTGGAATACAAACTCCTGTCATTGGCCCGGTATTCGGACAGTGTGCTGTTACTACCTCTCCAGATGCAAGTTCAACATCAGCAAAAAAGCGCTTGTAGCGTTTTAGCAGGATACCAGGATATAAGGGTGGGTAACGGTAAAGGTAGTCATTTGTCATTTGTCATTTGTCATTTGTTAGTAGTTAGTGGTTAGTAGTTAGTAGTTAGTGGTTAGTAGTCATTGGTCATTGGTCATTTGTTATTGGTTCTTTCCCTTACTCCCCATCTCCCCATCTCCCCATCCCCCACTCTCCCACTCCCCCCATCTCCCCATCTCCCCATCCTAAAATAAGGAATGAGTCAACCGTAGGCTGGAGTTTAAAGTATAAAGGATGAAGTGAATTGTTTTCATTTTGATATTCTTCTGCCTTCTGTCTTTAAGCAAACGCCATGAATGATGATTTTTACAATAGTGGATTGGAAAGAGCTAAGCAAAAAGACTATGCTGGAGCCATTGAGGATTTTACCCGTGCTATACAGATAAATCCTTATTTTGCCGAAGCTTACTATCAACGGGGTTTAGCATACTATGATTTGGAAGAAATTCTCCAAGCTGTTTCTGATTACACCGAAGCCCTTAAGCTTAATCCCGAAAGTTTTGAGGCTTATTATTGTCGGGCGTTAGCGCGAGTAGCGCTGAAAAATCTGCCGGGTGCGCTTGCAGACGTAGATAAAGCTATTCGTCTCAATCCTCATTATGCAGCGGCTTATAGTTTGCGGGGAATTATACACCGCAAACAGGGGTATATTTATGAGGCGATCGCTAATTTTAAAAAGGCAGCGGAACTATATCTACAGCAAAAGGATAAAGAAAACTGTCGCCTCTGTTTAGAAAAGATTAAACAACTGCAACCAAAAGAAAATCCTGCTGTGGTTCTCCAACCAGCTTCCCCAACTGCACCTATAATGTCGCCAAAGGAATATTTTACCCAGTTATTGGAAAGGGCAGAAAAGGGAGACACTCGCCAAGCGTTGGAAGATTTAAACTGGGCATTGCAAGTTGATCCGCAGGATGCACAAGCTTATTGCTGTCGTGGGGTTGTGCGTTGCAAACTGGGTAATTATCGGGAAGCGATCGCAGATTTTAACCAAGCACTACAACTTAATTTTCAAGATGCGATTGTCTATCGCAACCGGGGAAAAGCCCGTTCCCAATTAGGAGATCATCAAGGGGCGATCGCCGATCTCAACAAAGCACTCCAACTTCAACCCGAAGATGCACTCATTTATGTTGCCAGAGGAAATGTCTATCGGGTAATGGGTAATTATCTCGGTGCTGTACAAGATTATACTAAGGCGCTGCAAATCAATCCTGATGATGCTCAAGCTTACTATAATCGCGGTCTTGCTTACACTTGCTTAGAAGAAATGCAACGTGCCTTTGCAGATTATCAGCAGGCAGCAAGTATTTTTTGTGAGAAAGAAGACTGGGGAAATTACCAGCAAGTTATAGATAGTCTCAAAAAAATCCAAACTCCTAGTTCTGAGTCTAAACAAGCAAGGTATATGCTGCTACGACAGCGTTTGTTGAGACTGGTTGGTGGCTATTGGGAAATCGCCCAACGACTGATTGAACAGGCGAAAAGATACCATCCTGGGATGTCAGAGGAATGGTATATGGAAAAAGTCATAGATGATTTAGAACGCGATCGCGGTGGATAAATCTGCAAGGTTGAAAGAATGGGGAACAGATTAAACAAGTAAGTTTTCAGTAGTTTATAAAAGACTCTTCATCTTTATTCACGATTTTGATTCTCTTTTTCACCGGAAAAGTGCATAAGTTGATTGTAGGAACACCTAATAGTAACCAAGTCGATTTCTGAGAAACGTTAGAACGCTTAAAAGTGAATAGCACTCAACTAAGCTGAAGCTTTTGGATAGTAAAGGTTTAGAACAAGAGGTGTGTAGCAACTCCTGGTGGAAATTCTTTCCAAGTTTTTGATATTTGCTATCTAAAGTTAAATCAACAAGTGAGATCTGAATTCAAAGTGTTTGCGTTTTATCTTAGTGCTATTTCGCTCACAAGCATTAGCGTACGCCATGAAAGAGCTTGTTACAACACTTAATTGTGCAAAGGAGGAATCATAATGTCGAAGAGTACAGATAAACTATTTTTAGATGCTGTTAAGCAAGTAGCATTACCTAGCTGTAAAAAAAAATCATTGGTTCAGCGATATCTGCAAAATCCCTTCTCGATTGCATGGTCAAAATTGACCACCCTAATTAAAGTTGTCCAAAGTCCCCAAGCAGAAGTGTTGGAAGACGATCAAACCAAGGAATACAGATCGTATACCCGAGAGCAATATTTGTACCATCCTTTCACAGATCGCATCGATCCATCCCTTTACTACACCATTTTCTATCCTCACCAACGGTTTTAAGCTTGCATCACCATAAATCAAAAAATGTTAGAAACTTCACTTCTCAGTTCGTCGCTAGAGATGGTATAGTAGAAGGCTGGTAAAGGTGCTTTGGGCTAATTGTTCAACACAAATACGTTTGCCAGCCTTTCATTTTGCTTAGTTATTTCCTATTTCTAATAAACATCTGGTAGAAATTAATTATGCGTTACCCAAAATCTTTGTAGAGACGCGAAATTTCGCGTCTCTACATTATTTTTCACGCCTAGGTTTAATAATTGAGATTTGCCCTTAATTTTTTACGCAGTTAGGGCATTGCGCTTCTGAGTTTTTCAGCTTGATTATATGAATTAGCAGCTTCTGCTGGCTTTCCTAATTCTTTTAAAATATCTCCCCGGATATCCCACACATCAGGATCTTGGGGTTGCAAGTCTTTTGCTTTGTCAATGGCAACTAGCGCTTCTTTGTAGCGTTGTAATTCTAACAGCGCTAATGCTTTACCCACCCAAGCAGGAGAAAAATCATCTTTTAAAATAGTAGTTTGCTCAAAGGCTTTCAAGCCTTCCTCGTGATTTCTTAAGGTTTGTGTCAGTAAAATTCCTTGGTTAAACCAAACTAGATAATCTTGCGGACGGATTTCACTAGCTTGCTTAAAAGCAAATAAGGCTTTGCTAGGTTGTCCTAATAAATTTAGCGCATTGCCTTTACCAATTAAAGCTTCATAAAAATTACTATCAATTTTGAGTGCTTCTTCGTAAGAATTAAGTGCATCTTGCGGACGGTTTAATTTGAGTAATATAGAACCTCGATCTGTCCAGATAATTGGGTTTTTTCGCTTAATTGTATTGATAAGATCGTTATAAGACCATAGTGCTTCTTCAAAGTAAGGCTTGGCAGCTTGTCGCCCTTGCGATTGTTCTATAGCAAAACCTATTTCCTGCCAAATTCTTGGATCGTCTGGTTTAAGTTGCTTGACCTGCTCTAAGTTCTCTAATGCTTCTTTTTTTTGACCTAATGCTAACAGAGACAAACCTTTTCCACTCAATGCTTCAGCATTGTTATTGTCAATTTTAAGTGCTTGCTCATAGGTATCTAGAGCTTCTTGATATCTTTGTTGTTTATATAAAACCTTACCTTTATTAATGAAGGTTTTCATCAAAATTCTTTTATCTTTAGGCTGGAGAGAAATCGCCTTATTATAAGATTCTAATGCCGCAGAATCGCGCCCTAAGATAAACAGTGCATCTCCTCTTCCTCTCCAGGCTTCGGCTGAGTTTGGTTGAATTTCTTTGAGGTTATTAAACTGGTCAAGGGCTGCTTCTGCTCGGTGTTCATCAAGTAAATTATTACCCTGATAGGAATAATATAAAGGTCGCAAAAAAGGATTAAAATTTTCTACACCAACTAATATCAATGCTAATGCTGCCAGTAAAACCGGTATATGCCAAAGCTTGACTACTCGAAACCTAGTTACCAGTTGTCGAGTACTAAATGTATTATTAAATGGATAATAAGTTGGTGGTTGAGTTGGTGCTGGGCTAACTTTAGTATTATTTAAATCTTCAAAAACATTATCTACAGAGTGGTAGCGGCGTTCGGGACTTGTATAGACCATTTTTGTTAAAATAGCCGCTAAAGAATCATCAATATCACAATTGCTAGGCCAAACAATATTGTCTTGCTCATCTCGTCTTAATTCTCTAGGGTGCATTCCAGTTAAAAGTTGAATCGCTGTTAGACCCAAAGAATAGATATCACTGTTGAAGCGTGGCTTTCCTGACATTTGTTCTGGAGGGGCATATCCAGGTGTTCCAATCATCGTTTGTGTAGGTGGCGATTGGTGTGACGGATATTTGTTTTCTAATTTTTTGACTGAGCCAAAATCAATTAATATAAATTTATTATCTCCCTTTCTGATAATTAAATTAGATGGTTTAATATCACGATGAATAATATTTTTTGCATGCAAATATGCTAAGACAGATAAAATTTGTTGTATAAAATTAATAACTGTTTGCTCTGTCCATTGCTGACCTATTAGTTCCGCTAAAGATTTACCTTCTATATATTCTTCAACAATATAATAATTTCCTTCTTCTTCTATATAATCAAAAAATTTGGGAACTTGTTGATTGGTCTGTAAAGTATTTAGAATATTGACTTCTCTATGAAAGAATCTTTTGGCTGTTTCAATATCAGCGTTGAGAGGGTCTAGTTTTTTAATTGCACATAATACATTAGATAGTGTATCTGTAGCAAGATAGGTTACTCCAAAACCACCTCTTCCTAATTCTTGGATGATTTGATAGCGACCATATAAGAGCTTGTTCTTGCCTTCCGTCATTTTAATATATATTCCTTCATTGAAAGCAATATCTTATAACTACTCATTTTTCCTTTTGGTTTTCTATACTACCTCGTTAACTTTTATTATAATTCTCTATGCTACATACCATAATCTATGGTATGTAGAGTTAATTAATATAAGTTTATCAATATTTTAATGCGTTACCAAACCTTGAAACTGAAATTAACTGTTTCGTTAATCTTGGAAGTGTTAATAGCCTTCTCTGCTTTTAAAGCTTGGGCTGGAAACGTTCCAGAGCGGTCTTTTGATACTGAAAGCTTATTTGTCAAACATGAGCAAATAGAAATCAAAACACAGAAGCAAAAAATTATACAAGCCTCTGTGCCAAATACAACTAGTCAGGATAGTGAAGCAGGAACTGAAAATGAATCTAATTTTTTTAA
It encodes:
- a CDS encoding serine/threonine-protein kinase is translated as MTEGKNKLLYGRYQIIQELGRGGFGVTYLATDTLSNVLCAIKKLDPLNADIETAKRFFHREVNILNTLQTNQQVPKFFDYIEEEGNYYIVEEYIEGKSLAELIGQQWTEQTVINFIQQILSVLAYLHAKNIIHRDIKPSNLIIRKGDNKFILIDFGSVKKLENKYPSHQSPPTQTMIGTPGYAPPEQMSGKPRFNSDIYSLGLTAIQLLTGMHPRELRRDEQDNIVWPSNCDIDDSLAAILTKMVYTSPERRYHSVDNVFEDLNNTKVSPAPTQPPTYYPFNNTFSTRQLVTRFRVVKLWHIPVLLAALALILVGVENFNPFLRPLYYSYQGNNLLDEHRAEAALDQFNNLKEIQPNSAEAWRGRGDALFILGRDSAALESYNKAISLQPKDKRILMKTFINKGKVLYKQQRYQEALDTYEQALKIDNNNAEALSGKGLSLLALGQKKEALENLEQVKQLKPDDPRIWQEIGFAIEQSQGRQAAKPYFEEALWSYNDLINTIKRKNPIIWTDRGSILLKLNRPQDALNSYEEALKIDSNFYEALIGKGNALNLLGQPSKALFAFKQASEIRPQDYLVWFNQGILLTQTLRNHEEGLKAFEQTTILKDDFSPAWVGKALALLELQRYKEALVAIDKAKDLQPQDPDVWDIRGDILKELGKPAEAANSYNQAEKLRSAMP
- the sfsA gene encoding DNA/RNA nuclease SfsA; its protein translation is MTNDYLYRYPPLYPGILLKRYKRFFADVELASGEVVTAHCPNTGPMTGVCIPGNPVQLSKSDNPNRKLAYTWEMIQLHDNKPTWVGINTALPNRIVKLALEKNLFPQLGKYSQIRGEVAYGQDKKSRVDFFLSSTATIIQKSNTLPLDPDSTILSETSSPKNSALLLTDNNHPIYLEVKNTTWAQGKLALFPDTETTRGQKHLRELMALLPQSRAVMLYFINRGDCDEFAPGDSADPVYGKLLRQAFSLGLEILPCRFQISPIGIRYLGLATLKI
- a CDS encoding tetratricopeptide repeat protein — its product is MNDDFYNSGLERAKQKDYAGAIEDFTRAIQINPYFAEAYYQRGLAYYDLEEILQAVSDYTEALKLNPESFEAYYCRALARVALKNLPGALADVDKAIRLNPHYAAAYSLRGIIHRKQGYIYEAIANFKKAAELYLQQKDKENCRLCLEKIKQLQPKENPAVVLQPASPTAPIMSPKEYFTQLLERAEKGDTRQALEDLNWALQVDPQDAQAYCCRGVVRCKLGNYREAIADFNQALQLNFQDAIVYRNRGKARSQLGDHQGAIADLNKALQLQPEDALIYVARGNVYRVMGNYLGAVQDYTKALQINPDDAQAYYNRGLAYTCLEEMQRAFADYQQAASIFCEKEDWGNYQQVIDSLKKIQTPSSESKQARYMLLRQRLLRLVGGYWEIAQRLIEQAKRYHPGMSEEWYMEKVIDDLERDRGG